The genomic window GCCTCGAAGAGAAACTTCCCCCCCGAGCCGAAAGGACCGGCCGCGACGTAGGGGGTCGGGTTGCCCATCCCATCCTTCCCGTTCTGCACGTTCTGGGTGTTGAACATGACGATGGGCGTGCCATCGACGGTGTTGGACCTGGCCTCGCCACAGTAGTCCGCGGAGGCCATGGCGACGCAGGACACGTGGTAGCGCAGCGCCTGGTCGAGCGTGGTGGCCGGATAGACACCATTGCCCGGAAGAGCGTCCTTGTTCAGCCAGGGCGGGTAGCCCCAATCGACGCACTTCGCGGCCACGCCTCCCTTGGCGTACCAGAAGGTTCCATTGGCGTTCTGCGTCTTGATGGGCACGCAGGCGAAGGAGAACTTCGCCGGATTGTTGGAAGGAACGAAGGTTCTTTCCTCCCAGTAGCCCGGCAGCGCGAGTGCCGGCCTGCCGTCCCGGCACAGATCGCCACTGCCATTCGGCGACGTCCACGTCACCTGGTACTCCCAGGCGGTATTCGACAGCTTCCCGGTGTAGACGTTGGTGTGCCGGGCGGCCGATTTGATCGTGAACGTCACCTGCTGGTTCTGGCTGTTCGTCGTGGTGAAGGTCACGTCCTTGAAAGCAGTGCCTTTCAACGACCCGTCCGTCTGCTCCAGCTTGCCCTCGACGAGCGAGACCTTGATGCCCACGCCCTGGAGCGTCGTCGCGGAAGCCAGCGGTATGCCGATGCGCTCGTAGAGTTCCCCCGCGCTGCCATTCAAGCGCGTGCCCTGATCGTTCTGGGTCCCCCCCTGCTGGGCCCATGCCGTGGTGGCGACAAAGAGAACGAGTACGCCCCCCTTGAACGCGGCCCCTGTCGACCGCCCCCACATCGTCCCGAAATTCATCGACCTCTCCTCCGTGAGCGCCCGAGCGCTCCTGACGGGGTGTCCTGGTGCAAACGCCCTACCAACACGCTCCCGTGAGGTGGAGCCCCGCGGACGGCAGGATCTTGCCCGGGCTCCAGGCAAGACTTGCCCGCCACCGGCCCCTCCACCGGGCAAGGTTTGCCCGGTCTCAGGTGAGCCGGAAGATGTTCTTGAGCCGGCCGAGGATGTGGCTCTCCTCGGTGATGGGCGGCGTCTCGCCCGAGGCCGTCATCACCGCGTCCAGCTGCGTGCGCCGGTGCGCCAGCATCCCCGATAGCTTCGGCGCCAGCTCGGGGTGCTCGCTGAACAGGCGGGCGAACACCGGCCGGTCCAGCTCCAGCAGCACCACGTCCGTGAGCGCCACCACGGTGGCCGTGCGCGGCTCGCCCGTCAGCAGCGACATCTCTCCGAAGTAGTTGCCTCGCGTGAGCCGCGACACCTCCACCCCGTTGGCCCTCACGGACAGCTCCCCCCGGCCCACCAGGTAGAAGGTGTTGCCGTGCTCGCCCTGCTCGATGACGTGCTCGCCCCGGGCGAAGCGCTTGGGCACCATCTCCCGCCTCAGCCCCGCGCGCTCCTCCTCCCGCAGCACCTTGAACAGGTCCACCCGCCGCAGCATCTCGGCGATCATCTCCTCGGGGAAGTCCGACCCCGCCGGAGCACTGTTCATGTGCATCTTCCGGTTCGGATAGGGCAGCTCGATGCCCTCGCGCCGGAAGCGGTACCAGAGCCGGGTGTAGATCTCCTCCATCACCCAGTCCGCCTGCCCGAAGTCCTCCACGAAGTAGCGGATCTGGTAGCGGATGCCCACCTCGTCGAAGCCCCACGTGCGGCAGATCGGCGGAGGCTCGCGCAACACCAGCGGCACCTGCTCCAGTGAATCCAGCACCGCCTCCTTCACCTCGTTGGGCGCTCGATCGTACGGCGCATGGAAGTAGACGTCGGCTCCCACCGGCTGCGCCCCCCGCGAGTAGTTCTTCACCGCCTCCTTGGAGCAGATGTTGTTGGGCAGGGTGACGATCTCCCTGCGGCCCGTCTCGATGCGCGTCGCCCGCCAGGCGATCTGCACCACCCGGCCCGTGACGTCCCGGATGGTCACCCAGTCCCCCACCTGGAAGGGGCGCTCGAGCTGCAACGACAGGCCCGCGAAGAGGTTGCCCAGCGTGTCCTGCATCGCCAGACCGAGCATCACCGAGAGGATGGCCGAGGTGGCCAGCAGGCTCGTCAGATCGACGTCGAGCTGCGTCTTGAGGATGGCGATGAGGGCGACGATGTTGAGCGAGACGTCGATGACGTCGCGGAGGATCTTCGGCTGGGGGATGCGCGAGCGCAGCCGCAGAAGGTACAGGCCGAAGGACACCACCGTGCGGATGCCGCCAAAGGCGAGGGTCAGCATCCACGCCACGCGCAGCAGCTTGCCCACCTGCGGATACGGGAGCGGATCGAGCTCGGCATCCACCGCGCGCAGCACGAGGAACATCATCAGGAAGCCGAGCCCCCCGCCGAGATCCTTGCGCAACTGTTGATCCGAGCTCAGCGCCCGAGCCGCGAGCACCAGCAGCGTGAGGACGACTCCCACCGCCAGGGAGGTGTGGCTCTGCAGGAAGGGAAGCACGCCGCGAGCCTGCGCTCCCCTCTGTTGGTGGGTCAAGGCACGGAGAGTCTCGCTACACGGGTGGGAACACGGGGACGGAGACCCTCACCCCGCCCCTCTCCCGGTGGGAGAGGGAGGGAGGCGCGAATTTTTCGCTCGATTCACAATCCGATGCTCGCCCGGTAGAAGAGGGCTCCACCCTCCGAGCCCCGAGCCATGAAACGTCACGCCCCCTCCGCCGAGCGCAACCGCGAGCCCATCCTCTCCGTCCTGCGTGAGGTGCTGCCCTCCCGGGGCACCGTGCTCGAGGTGGCCAGCGGCACGGGCCAGCACGCCGTCTTCTTCGCCCGCGCCTTCCCGGAGCTGGTGTGGCAACCCACCGACGCGGACCCCTCCGCTCGCGAGAGCATCGAGGCCTGGCGTCAGGAGGAGGGCCTGGCGAACCTGCGCGCACCGCTCGCGTTGGATGCCAGGGCTTCCACCTGGCCCGTGGAGTCCGCGGACGCCATCGTCTGCATCAACATGATCCACATCTCCCCGTGGGAGGCGTGCCAGGGATTGATGCGGGGTGCTGGCCGGGTGTTGCCTCCCGGCGGGCCCCTGGTGCTCTACGGGGCGTATTTCATCGAGGGCCGGCCCACCGCGCCGAGCAACCTCGCCTTCGATGCTTCCCTGCGCGAGAGGAATCCGGCCTGGGGCGTGCGCGAGCTGGGCGCCGTCACCGCGGAGGCCTCGGCCCACGGGCTGGAGCGGGATCGCGTGGTCGACATGCCCAACAACAACTTCACCGTGGTCTTCCGCAAGCGCGGCGGGTGAGCGGCGAGTCCTCCCCAACTTCTCCACAGCCCCGCCGTCCACTCCCGCGCAGAGGCACCTAGACCTCCTCGAATCGCGTGCCTGTAGCGCCCATGCGCTCCAAGATGTCCCGGATCTCCTCGGCGACGATGAGTGTGCCTGACCACCCCTCAGGACGGAACACCTTGGCGTTCCCCACCTTCGACTTGTCGATGCGCAGGCGATCCACGCCCATGTAGTGCCCGACCTTTTCGGGTACTCCATGCGCTGGCGTCCAGAAACTCACCTCGGATGCCTCTTCGTCGATGCACCGGATGAGGCGCGTTGCCACGAGGACGAGGTACTGATCCGGTTGACCCTCGATGTCCGCCGGGATGAGCTGCACGTCGCCAGGGGCACGCTCCGCCAGCATGGAAGCCACCTTGATGTGGACGACAGGGACCCTCAATCCCGCTTCCGTGTAGTCCAACGGTTTTCCCGCCATCTTGATGGGGATTTTCAACCGTCCCTCCACATGCACGGGCGTTCCTCTCTTGAAGTCCCAGTCCTGCACCTTGCGGCCATGGCGATCGATGGGAGTGGCCAGGTGCCAGCGGTGGGGAACATAGACATCATCGGCGAGGTCGAAGAAGCGCTGGGACATAGGAAGGTTCTAGCGTCATTTCCCCAGGGTGATGAGTCGGTTCAACTCCGTTCCGGGTGTGGCGATCTTTCTGGCGATTCCGCCGCGCTCACCTCCGACAACAGGATGCCCTCGCGACCCGCAACCTGCATCGACACCTGGGCCGAACCGGGCAGCGTCCCCACCTGCTCCGCGAAGCTCTTCGCCGTGTGCGTCAGCAGCGAATCTGCCACGGCCTCATGACTTCACCCCTTCTCGTGAGCAACGAATCATCACGGCGCGGGACACGGGCCGGATCGTGCCACACCCGGACACGCGGCTCGTGGTGCGCTGCGGCACATGGCGAGCGTCCAGGCCGGATATGTCGTAAGCAGGAGGCCATGTCACGCACCCTCGGGGCCTCCGGGCCCGCCGTGTCACCTCTGGGATTGGGACTCGCCGCGCTCGGCCGTCCCGGGTACATCACGCTCGGACATGGAGGGGACCTCGGCCGGGACCGCTCCGTCGAGGCCATGGAGCGCCAGGCCCATGAGGTGCTGGATGCCGCGTACCGCTCGGGCATCCGCTACCTGGACGCCGCGCGCTCCTACGGCCGGGCCGAGCAATTCCTCTCATCCTGGCTGGTGTCTCGTGGCGTACGCCCCGGGGAGGTCGTGGTCGGCTCCAAGTGGGGCTACACGTATACCGCCGACTGGCGCGTGGACGCCGAGCGCCACGAGGTGAAGGACCACTCGCTCCCCACCCTCCGCCGGCAGTGGGAGGAGAGCCGGACCCTGCTCGGCTCCTGGCTGCGGCTGTATCAGATCCACTCCGCGACCTTCGAGAGCGGGGTGCTCGATGACGCGAGCGTCCTGGAGGAGCTCGGGAAGCTGAGGGACTCGGGCGTGTGCGTGGGGCTGACGCTCAGTGGACCCCGGCAGGCGGAGGTCCTGCGGCGCGCATTGGACATCCGGGTCGGAGGGTCACCGCTGTTCTCGTGCGTGCAGGCGACGTGGAACCTGCTCGAGCGCTCCGCGGGTCCCGCGCTCGCCGAGGCCCATGCGGCGGGCTGGGGCGTCATCATCAAGGAGGCCGTCGCCAACGGGCGGCTCACCGGACGCAACGCGGATCCGGGCCTGCGCCCCCTGCGCGAGGTGGCGGAGGGACTGGGAGTCGGTGTGGACGCGGTGGCCCTTGCCGCCGTGCTCGCGCAGCCGTGGGTGTCCGTGGTGCTGAGCGGAGCCACCACCGTGGAGCAGCTCCGGGACAACCTGCGTGCGCTGGAGGTGAAGCTCGGGGATGAGGCGTGGGAGCGGATGCGAAGCCTCGCCGAGACCCCGGAGACCTACTGGGCGAAGCGCTCCTCCCTTCCGTGGAACTAGACTGTCCACTATTCCCCCTACTGTATCATCAGCCCCTCGCGCTCCTTGCTCTCATAACGACCAGCTGAGCTCCCCACCTAGGCTCTATTTATGGATGGAGGTATGGTCGTGTCCTCATTCTACATTGGCTTACGTTCCTGCTTCGGAAGTCCCCTCTTATGCCCTCTGCTTCGCCCGATCTTCCTAGGCCCATTCCGGCAACTACCGAGGCACTCTCGAAGGTGCTCGATAACAAGCCAGTCCTATTTGTGGGCGCAGGCCTGTCCATGGCGGCTGGTTACCCATCAACCCAAAATCTGGTCGAGGCCATGGCCAAGGCCGCCATCGACCCCATCGACACATCTCTCCCATTCTTCGAGGTGGCAGACGCCTTCGAACGCTCCGAAGGTAGGGGAGCTCTCGGCGAATTGCTACAACGCAAGCTCGGGCAGCCCCGTAGGCCCACGACTTCGCATCGCGCCATCGCCAAACTCGTGAAGGCAGGGCGCTTCCATTCCATAGTCACCACCAACTATGACCCGCTCATCGAACAGGCCCTAGCCGAAGAGGAAGTTCCTTACTTGCTTCAACCGTTGGAGGACAACGCCCCCATCACCGGGGATGGGGAGATCCGCATCCTCAAAGTCCATGGCTCTTATGACGATTGGCTGAAGGTCGTCCTCTCCGGCCGTGCCTACACTGAATTCACTTCCCGCTATCCGTTCCTGGAGAGGCAGCTTTACGTGCTCCTCCGTCAGCACCCCATTCTTTTCACCGGCTACTCCTTCCAGGATCCACGCATCCTCAACTGGATTGCGGCGCTTTCTGAAGAGGAAGCCCGGACGCTAAAGCAGTGGCGCCTCATGATCACTCAGGGGGGCTGGGAAGGAGCTCTCGCTTTCCGCTACGTGGAAGGAGGAGTGGAGCATCGAGGCCAGGACGCC from Archangium lipolyticum includes these protein-coding regions:
- a CDS encoding ADYC domain-containing protein gives rise to the protein MNFGTMWGRSTGAAFKGGVLVLFVATTAWAQQGGTQNDQGTRLNGSAGELYERIGIPLASATTLQGVGIKVSLVEGKLEQTDGSLKGTAFKDVTFTTTNSQNQQVTFTIKSAARHTNVYTGKLSNTAWEYQVTWTSPNGSGDLCRDGRPALALPGYWEERTFVPSNNPAKFSFACVPIKTQNANGTFWYAKGGVAAKCVDWGYPPWLNKDALPGNGVYPATTLDQALRYHVSCVAMASADYCGEARSNTVDGTPIVMFNTQNVQNGKDGMGNPTPYVAAGPFGSGGKFLFEAAWAAVRAPVRDTTAVSGGLRPKALCLTKKRWSTLPLNGACASDASFVQDPRDPITRPNPPRFCEDMSRGELQAAGALLFSYSAYIDAGLYRFVNSNTGAYLTTSRVEIGASGRYASYRPDSSIPGAADFLPDIGANRPPFYEGPLFSTNAPFAVPALKDTLPLRRYTSTQPDGKRRYVTLVEGSQVPPGYASDGSNNLEGYIYVRPPPAGAPVLRLWRKDVGPGLLTTTSSMWPGYIIAPWQAAPMGSLPSMNTYSGLY
- a CDS encoding mechanosensitive ion channel family protein; this translates as MLPFLQSHTSLAVGVVLTLLVLAARALSSDQQLRKDLGGGLGFLMMFLVLRAVDAELDPLPYPQVGKLLRVAWMLTLAFGGIRTVVSFGLYLLRLRSRIPQPKILRDVIDVSLNIVALIAILKTQLDVDLTSLLATSAILSVMLGLAMQDTLGNLFAGLSLQLERPFQVGDWVTIRDVTGRVVQIAWRATRIETGRREIVTLPNNICSKEAVKNYSRGAQPVGADVYFHAPYDRAPNEVKEAVLDSLEQVPLVLREPPPICRTWGFDEVGIRYQIRYFVEDFGQADWVMEEIYTRLWYRFRREGIELPYPNRKMHMNSAPAGSDFPEEMIAEMLRRVDLFKVLREEERAGLRREMVPKRFARGEHVIEQGEHGNTFYLVGRGELSVRANGVEVSRLTRGNYFGEMSLLTGEPRTATVVALTDVVLLELDRPVFARLFSEHPELAPKLSGMLAHRRTQLDAVMTASGETPPITEESHILGRLKNIFRLT
- a CDS encoding class I SAM-dependent methyltransferase, which translates into the protein MKRHAPSAERNREPILSVLREVLPSRGTVLEVASGTGQHAVFFARAFPELVWQPTDADPSARESIEAWRQEEGLANLRAPLALDARASTWPVESADAIVCINMIHISPWEACQGLMRGAGRVLPPGGPLVLYGAYFIEGRPTAPSNLAFDASLRERNPAWGVRELGAVTAEASAHGLERDRVVDMPNNNFTVVFRKRGG
- a CDS encoding imm11 family protein — protein: MSQRFFDLADDVYVPHRWHLATPIDRHGRKVQDWDFKRGTPVHVEGRLKIPIKMAGKPLDYTEAGLRVPVVHIKVASMLAERAPGDVQLIPADIEGQPDQYLVLVATRLIRCIDEEASEVSFWTPAHGVPEKVGHYMGVDRLRIDKSKVGNAKVFRPEGWSGTLIVAEEIRDILERMGATGTRFEEV
- a CDS encoding aldo/keto reductase codes for the protein MSRTLGASGPAVSPLGLGLAALGRPGYITLGHGGDLGRDRSVEAMERQAHEVLDAAYRSGIRYLDAARSYGRAEQFLSSWLVSRGVRPGEVVVGSKWGYTYTADWRVDAERHEVKDHSLPTLRRQWEESRTLLGSWLRLYQIHSATFESGVLDDASVLEELGKLRDSGVCVGLTLSGPRQAEVLRRALDIRVGGSPLFSCVQATWNLLERSAGPALAEAHAAGWGVIIKEAVANGRLTGRNADPGLRPLREVAEGLGVGVDAVALAAVLAQPWVSVVLSGATTVEQLRDNLRALEVKLGDEAWERMRSLAETPETYWAKRSSLPWN